DNA from Rosa rugosa chromosome 6, drRosRugo1.1, whole genome shotgun sequence:
GTCTCTATTATAGGTCAAGCTTGCTCAATTGATTTCAGAAAAAAGTTTATGAATATGAGTAATCAAACAGAGAACGAAGCTATCCCTATATGAAGGTTTACAGATCAAATTACCAGCATATATCAAAATTCATCACATCACAGTAATAGTTCTCATgcttttgaaaaataaaatcagataTTACAAAGTTACTTTCAGATAATTAATAAGCAGAAACTGTAAGAACATTAGATCAATGGTAAATGAATTATCcgatgttttttttattttttattttttttttatcatacaGGTCTTCTAAAGTTATGCAAATACAATTATTGATTAGTTATCAGAAATGAGTTTCAGACCTATCTTCTTTAATACAATGAATTACGTTAAAGAATACCAAAATGATTAATTTCACTTTACCCCCTCCAACTTGGGGTAgaaaatcatgttagtccctgatctttttttttaatcaagaacACCCCTACACTTCCAATATTCCTCTTCCGTGCCCAATCCTCCAAACTCCATCCAATTTTGCCGTCAAATAGTGACGTGGCACTAACAGCCTGACAATTTTTTCACGTCAGGTCCCACCTAAATGGCAAAATTCCCAAAATGacctttgaaaaagaaaaaaactaaaacaaattatgGGATCTTCCTGtttcactattcttcttcttcttctttatctgTCCACAGGCAGACCCCGTATGGGATCACTCCGATCCCCAGATCCACCTTCACATTTTCCTCATTACCACGCATATATTCACACACATATTTGTaaatgaaatgaaagaaatttCCCAAAATCATAATCCGTGTCCAAGGAATGGATACAAGCTTACAAAACAAGAAATCCCAAGGCTGACTTCCACAACAAATCGTGCAAATATTGTCACTAAATCACCATTgctcaaaaacccagaaaccaaaagTTGTACTATAAAACTATACACAATTAGCAGTAAGCAAAACTCAGCAATTTCAGTACTTGAAAGGCGAGAGCTTGCAAGTCAATCGAATGGATAGCAAATGGATATAAAGCCTTCTTCTttgcataatcaaatcaatcagaaTAATCTGATAGCGcccaacaaaaataatatgataCTCCACCAACTTCAaacccttttcttcttcctctctaatTTTCTTAGTCTCTGTTTCTCTAGCGCCACAGTTATTCAGTCTGTTACCCAGAGCCTGGCATCCATCCTCAACAATCCTAACGCCTCCGTCTCGTCCTCCTGTGCTGGATGGTAGTCATCCTCCGCCTCCGTTGCCCCGCCCGAATTCCTGCCCCTATTCTGATCTTGATTATATTCATCCAATGCCATCAGCACTCGTTTCTTCACAAACACACTCCCCTGAACCTAATCTGCATTCCACATTTACCTTAAACTAAACAAACCATTTCCAACACAATGCTCATCTCATACCCATAAATTTAATACAGTGAAAgaaccaaacccagaaacacagattaacaaaaacaaatccCACTTCTTCATCTTCACGAACCTGCCCTTCCTGGAGCCGCTTTTCGTTTACACTTCCTTGCGAACTTCGTCGGTAGAAGGCTTCACAAACCCCTCCACCACCACGGAGTGCCACTCCTGGAAAAAATCCGGCAAGGAGCCCTTGTACTTGACCAAGATATCGGTCATCAGATCGGTGATGACGAACACCATCCTCTGTCGTCAAACCCTTCACCTCCGCCCAAGCTCGTCGAGACAGCTCGGATCTTTTACCCCGTCGAATCCAACTCCAATCGAAAGGGGGTTATCGAGGAGCCTTGGGCTTTTCGGCCTCCGAGGAAGATCGCAAGGTCAGCAAATGACTGAAATTCTCTCGCCGTTCTCAGAAATATGCTGCGCATGCCTACCATGCCGGAATCGCATCCTTCGTCGGATCGAGTTGGTCGGAGGAAGGCAGGGGCATTCCAGTGCAAAAGGGAAGAGGATATGGAAGAGCTATGAAGTTAAAGATGAGAGCTTCAAGGAGAAAGATGGAGACTTTGAAATTCTAGAACGCACTCGATTTTTCTTGTAATCTCATAGCCCAAGAGACtttgagaggaggaggaggagaagatgGGGAAGCAACAGGTGAGGATGAAGGCGGTGGTGTACGAAGAAAAGAGAAGCACAAGGTGTCGATATGTTGGGAAGTGTCCATTTTACCCTTCTAGTGGGCCATACTGTCGGTGCCGTGTCACCATTTGACGGCAAAATTTGATTGAGTTTGGAGGATTGGGCACGGAAGAGGAATATTAGAAGTGTAGGGGTgttcttgattaaaaaaaaagatcagggactaacatgattttcGACCCCAACTTGAAGGGGGCAAAGTGAAATTAATCCATACCAAAAACTACAAAACAAAAGCTGAGAAATAACCTGTCCTCTTCAGGAACATCCACATGCGTTAGCTTGACGATGGTAAGACCACGTTCAGGTTCCTCAAGAGTAAGCACCTGCGAAACCAAACAAACCAAACTCAATCCACAAATCACAATAACAACCAACAACACAACAATATAACTATACTGTTGACTGAATCCCATCTGGCCAACTTCCAAATCTCCAATTCTGTACAATGCAACTCCAAATTCTTACCCATCACCGACCCATCAAAAATATTAAACTCTCCTCCAGCCTCCTTGCTTATCTTAGCATTGCATTGAGTAAAGCGCTTCCATCTATTTCATCCATCAACGTTCTGAAAcgtatcctttttttttttttttttgcctttggTCTGAACTCTGAAGTCTTTATCATCAATCCTTTTTTTATGTACTGGTATTTTTATTTAAGTTTATGAGTTTCATGATATTGTTGGTATCAGGTATTGCTCATTTAATTCCTCATTGTTTACAGTATAGAGTACCAAAagaaatttgaatttcttttccaTTCACTTCCTgcaaattgaaagaaaaaaaaaaaaaccacgtATTAGTCATGAAAGTATATATTAACATCAAAACACAAATCCAGGCCCTCATACCAATAAATCTTAACACGAAAAAACAGCATGCACAGAATGACCAGATCAAACTCTTCCACTGAACACAAAACAAATTTTTACAAATAGAagtaatgaagaaaaaaagattATTACCTTTACATCCAAAAGACCATGAATGAAGTTGATAAGAACTTCATCTTTAAACCCGGGAAGCTCAGTTACTCTATTAGCAGTACATGGATGCAAAAAATCCATATTCGCCTTCCTCATGTCTACctataaaacataattatacaCCATTAATCACACTGACTGAGTATACCCGATTCTGTCAGTTTACCAATACCCCAATTTATTTAATCATTAAATAACTCATGTTGTTGACCAAAGCATGGAACTTACAGAATTGTTGAAGCAGAGGAATCTGGCTTCATAGGTGACACAACTAATACTGTGCATTCTGGAAGTTTTCAATGCCTGAGATGTGAAGCTTCTTAACACCTGTTTGACAAAGAGACTATTGTTAGAAACAGAGTTGATCACAGAATGACTATAGTAGGGTAAGCAAAGTTGGTAACTAAATCTATGTATAACAACCTCTTACTTGTATTAGTAATGtgcttctaaatcttcaaa
Protein-coding regions in this window:
- the LOC133718117 gene encoding uncharacterized protein LOC133718117 isoform X3, with the translated sequence MGLRKLINHQKWSQSYIFLASLVLGFACVIHQVQEASKYKVLRSFTSQALKTSRMHSISCVTYEARFLCFNNSVDMRKANMDFLHPCTANRVTELPGFKDEVLINFIHGLLDVKEVNGKEIQISFGAYS
- the LOC133718117 gene encoding uncharacterized protein LOC133718117 isoform X2 — its product is MGLRKLINHQKWSQSYIFLASLVLGFACVIHQVQEASKYKVLRSFTSQALKTSRMHSISCVTYEARFLCFNNSVDMRKANMDFLHPCTANRVTELPGFKDEVLINFIHGLLDVKEVNGKEIQISFGTLYCKQ
- the LOC133718117 gene encoding uncharacterized protein LOC133718117 isoform X1; protein product: MGLRKLINHQKWSQSYIFLASLVLGFACVIHQVQEASKYKVLRSFTSQALKTSRMHSISCVTYEARFLCFNNSVDMRKANMDFLHPCTANRVTELPGFKDEVLINFIHGLLDVKVIIFFSSLLLFVKICFVFSGRV